The following are encoded together in the Mumia sp. Pv4-285 genome:
- a CDS encoding 2-phospho-L-lactate transferase, with protein sequence MRITVLSGGIGGATFVRGLLDEVDDADVTVVGNTADDIWLFGLKVCPDLDTLMYTLGGGIDPVRRWGRADESWSVKEELAAYGAQPTWFGLGDRDVATHLVRTQMLQAGYALSDVTRALCVRWEPGVTLIPMTDDRVETHIVVDDPNQQSVVDDPNQQSVVDDPNQQSVVDDPNQQSVVDDPNQQSVVDDPNQQSVVEDGGQRSAIHFQEYWVRHRAAIPAHDVVMIGIEDAKPAPGVVEAIATADVVIVPPSNPVVSVGPILAVPGIADALRATRAPVVGVSPIIGTGAVRGMADQLLTALGVEVSAGAVGARYGARTAGGVLDGWLVDTSDASQVPTLEATGLTTRVVPLYMSDPATTRTLAADTLALAREIGDAR encoded by the coding sequence ATGAGGATCACTGTTCTGTCCGGAGGGATCGGCGGCGCGACGTTCGTCCGCGGTCTTCTCGACGAGGTCGACGACGCCGATGTCACGGTCGTCGGCAACACTGCCGACGACATCTGGCTGTTCGGCCTCAAGGTGTGCCCGGACCTCGACACCCTCATGTACACGCTCGGGGGCGGCATCGATCCCGTGCGCCGCTGGGGCCGCGCCGACGAGTCGTGGAGCGTCAAGGAAGAGCTCGCCGCGTACGGCGCGCAGCCGACGTGGTTCGGTCTCGGGGACCGTGACGTCGCGACCCACCTCGTGCGGACCCAGATGCTCCAGGCCGGGTACGCGCTCAGCGACGTCACGCGCGCGCTCTGCGTGCGGTGGGAGCCGGGGGTGACCCTGATCCCGATGACCGACGACCGGGTCGAGACGCACATCGTCGTAGACGATCCGAATCAGCAGAGCGTCGTAGACGATCCGAATCAGCAGAGCGTCGTAGACGATCCGAATCAGCAGAGCGTCGTAGACGATCCGAATCAGCAGAGCGTCGTAGACGATCCGAATCAGCAGAGCGTCGTAGACGATCCGAATCAGCAGAGCGTCGTAGAGGACGGCGGGCAGCGCAGCGCGATCCACTTCCAGGAGTACTGGGTACGGCACCGCGCGGCGATCCCCGCCCACGACGTCGTGATGATCGGGATCGAGGACGCGAAGCCCGCACCCGGCGTCGTCGAGGCCATCGCCACGGCCGACGTCGTGATCGTCCCGCCGTCGAACCCGGTCGTGTCCGTCGGCCCGATCCTCGCGGTCCCGGGCATCGCCGACGCGCTGCGGGCGACCCGCGCGCCGGTGGTCGGTGTGTCTCCCATCATCGGGACGGGGGCCGTGCGGGGCATGGCCGACCAGCTGCTGACCGCGCTCGGGGTCGAGGTGAGCGCCGGTGCGGTCGGCGCCCGGTACGGCGCGCGTACGGCGGGTGGGGTCCTCGACGGCTGGCTCGTCGACACGTCCGACGCGAGCCAGGTGCCGACACTCGAGGCAACGGGGCTGACCACCCGCGTCGTCCCGCTCTACATGTCCGACCCGGCCACAACGCGGACGCTCGCGGCCGACACGCTCGCGCTCGCGCGTGAGATCGGCGACGCCCGATGA
- the cofE gene encoding coenzyme F420-0:L-glutamate ligase, with protein MSLTLWPVTGVGEVGAGDDLVHLLLGRLDEPLRDGDVVVITSKIVSKALGLVSTADRETVIDDETVRVVARRGPTRIVRNPAGLTMAAAGVDASNTVPGTVLTLPRDPDGEALALRRRLQRRAGVEVGVVLSDTAGRAWRTGQTDIAIGSAGLKVVDSLSGTLDTYGNALQVTERAIADEIAGAAELVAGKTGRTPFVVVRGLPRHWVGDHWASARAGAKDLLRPDDEDMFGLGARDAVEVALGSDVPLGFPSAPPDALERVRDLASADPALVDVEIVDDAIRVTARSDAADALIEAGRVAERLRVAARAHRVVHRVEVRATVASGR; from the coding sequence ATGAGCCTCACGCTGTGGCCGGTGACCGGCGTCGGCGAGGTCGGCGCCGGTGACGACCTCGTCCACCTGCTTCTCGGTCGCCTCGACGAGCCGCTCCGCGACGGCGACGTCGTCGTGATCACCAGCAAGATCGTCAGCAAGGCTCTGGGCCTCGTCTCGACGGCCGACCGCGAGACCGTCATCGACGACGAGACCGTACGCGTCGTCGCGCGACGCGGCCCGACCCGCATCGTGCGCAACCCCGCCGGTCTGACGATGGCGGCCGCCGGGGTCGACGCCAGCAACACCGTGCCGGGGACCGTCCTCACGCTGCCGCGCGACCCCGACGGCGAGGCGCTCGCGCTCCGTCGGCGCCTGCAGCGGCGCGCCGGGGTCGAGGTCGGCGTGGTGCTCTCGGACACCGCCGGCCGTGCCTGGCGCACGGGCCAGACCGACATCGCGATCGGGAGCGCCGGCCTGAAGGTCGTCGACTCGCTGTCCGGCACCCTGGACACCTACGGCAACGCGCTGCAGGTCACCGAGCGCGCGATCGCCGACGAGATCGCCGGAGCGGCCGAGCTGGTCGCCGGCAAGACCGGACGCACCCCGTTCGTGGTGGTCCGCGGTCTCCCGAGGCACTGGGTCGGAGACCACTGGGCGTCGGCCCGTGCCGGCGCCAAGGACCTGCTGCGTCCGGACGACGAGGACATGTTCGGCCTGGGAGCTCGTGATGCGGTCGAGGTCGCGCTGGGGTCGGACGTGCCGCTCGGTTTCCCGAGCGCACCGCCGGACGCACTCGAGCGGGTACGGGACCTCGCGTCAGCCGATCCTGCGCTGGTCGATGTCGAGATCGTCGACGACGCGATCCGTGTGACGGCGCGCAGCGACGCCGCGGACGCGCTGATCGAGGCGGGGCGCGTGGCCGAGCGGCTACGGGTCGCGGCCCGCGCGCACCGCGTCGTGCACCGTGTCGAGGTTCGGGCCACCGTCGCCTCCGGCCGTTAA
- a CDS encoding TIGR03089 family protein has protein sequence MTLAELLADAARTDASRPVVTYYDLETGERVELSVTTAANWVAKTANMLQDTLGTDDDTTVDVLLPLHWETVVWLLACWVAGCAVSVRPGDRIVVVGPDDLDIAGSQGADDVVALSLRPLGGRFTTPLPPGVIDYNAEVPSHGDRFVAYYPPTDSSPAVRDDGDMLTHADLVAETAARYPDGSRVMLVGNRDAVPLLHVVPAVLHATGSLVLVRSADPEADSDRIAAIAETERVTVR, from the coding sequence GTGACACTTGCCGAGCTGCTCGCCGACGCCGCACGGACCGACGCCTCACGCCCGGTCGTGACGTACTACGACCTCGAGACCGGCGAACGCGTCGAGCTGAGCGTCACGACCGCCGCCAACTGGGTCGCCAAGACCGCCAACATGCTGCAGGACACCCTCGGCACCGACGACGACACGACGGTCGACGTCCTGCTGCCCCTGCACTGGGAGACCGTCGTCTGGCTGCTCGCCTGCTGGGTCGCGGGGTGCGCCGTCAGCGTGCGGCCCGGCGACAGGATCGTCGTCGTCGGTCCGGACGATCTCGACATCGCGGGCAGCCAGGGCGCCGACGACGTCGTCGCCCTCTCCCTGCGCCCGCTCGGGGGTCGGTTCACCACGCCGCTCCCGCCCGGCGTCATCGACTACAACGCCGAGGTCCCGTCGCACGGTGACCGGTTCGTCGCCTACTACCCACCTACCGACAGCTCGCCGGCCGTGCGTGATGACGGCGACATGCTGACGCACGCCGATCTCGTGGCCGAGACGGCGGCCCGTTACCCGGACGGGTCCCGGGTGATGCTGGTCGGCAACCGCGACGCGGTGCCGCTGCTGCACGTGGTCCCGGCCGTCCTCCACGCGACAGGGTCGCTGGTGCTCGTGCGTTCCGCCGACCCTGAGGCCGACAGCGACCGGATCGCGGCGATCGCCGAGACCGAGCGCGTCACCGTACGCTGA
- a CDS encoding LCP family protein: MSDHADGYARTPAELASARVRFRRALSLMLMTLVAPGSAQLVAGNRRVGRIALRVWAALWAVVALVVLLGLLDRGIVISILTTPWMLWLLRFGLIALALGWVALFADAWRLGAPLRLDRGHRLALSGVTGMLCFVTAGLLFVASNLMAVQKDFITTVFGSSVVHEADGGRYNVLLLGGDSGKGRDGLRPDSITVASIDADTGDTVLVGLPRNLADVPFPEDFPMHEEFPDGFDCEGCYLNSVNTWADDHPDLFGGKGHEGVAATQAAVEEITGLPISYHVMINMKGFASLVDAVGGVKVRVRQRTAIGGIGSPITGWIPKGRQVLDGKEALWYSRSRVQNSDYSRMARQKCVMNAMLQQLDPNTVLLKATGIAESSKKMLSTDIPAGELDTFVELALKARGAKISTVSLVPPAVDTGDPNFKKIRAMVEKAVDRSESGPTATAAPSSAKATKAGDQKADPDPDKRRSAKVNDSEDLASAC, encoded by the coding sequence ATGTCCGACCACGCAGACGGCTACGCCCGGACGCCGGCCGAGCTCGCATCGGCGCGCGTACGCTTCCGGCGCGCGTTGTCGTTGATGCTGATGACGCTCGTCGCACCCGGATCGGCACAGCTCGTCGCGGGCAACCGCCGGGTGGGCAGGATCGCCCTGCGCGTCTGGGCGGCGCTGTGGGCCGTCGTCGCGCTCGTCGTCCTTCTCGGGCTGCTCGACCGGGGCATCGTCATCTCGATCCTCACCACGCCGTGGATGCTCTGGCTGCTCCGGTTCGGCCTGATCGCGCTGGCACTGGGCTGGGTCGCGCTGTTCGCGGACGCGTGGCGCCTCGGAGCGCCGCTGCGTCTCGACCGCGGCCACCGGCTCGCGCTGAGCGGCGTGACGGGCATGCTCTGCTTCGTCACCGCGGGACTGCTCTTCGTCGCGTCGAACCTGATGGCGGTCCAGAAGGACTTCATCACCACGGTCTTCGGCAGCTCCGTCGTGCACGAGGCCGACGGCGGCCGCTACAACGTGCTGCTGCTCGGCGGCGACTCGGGCAAGGGCCGTGACGGTCTCCGCCCGGACTCGATCACCGTTGCCAGCATCGACGCCGACACCGGCGACACCGTGCTGGTCGGGCTGCCGCGCAACCTGGCCGACGTGCCGTTCCCGGAGGACTTCCCGATGCACGAGGAGTTCCCCGACGGGTTCGACTGCGAGGGCTGCTACCTGAACAGCGTCAACACGTGGGCGGACGACCACCCCGACCTGTTCGGCGGCAAGGGGCACGAGGGCGTCGCGGCGACGCAGGCCGCGGTCGAGGAGATCACCGGTCTCCCGATCAGCTACCACGTGATGATCAACATGAAGGGCTTCGCCTCGCTCGTCGACGCGGTCGGCGGCGTCAAGGTCCGGGTCCGCCAGCGGACGGCGATCGGCGGCATCGGATCACCGATCACCGGCTGGATCCCGAAGGGTCGCCAGGTGCTCGACGGCAAGGAGGCCCTCTGGTACTCCCGCAGCCGCGTGCAGAACTCCGACTACTCCCGCATGGCTCGCCAGAAGTGCGTGATGAACGCGATGCTCCAGCAGCTCGACCCCAACACCGTCCTCCTCAAGGCCACCGGCATCGCCGAGTCGAGCAAGAAGATGCTGAGCACGGACATCCCGGCAGGCGAGCTCGACACCTTCGTCGAGCTCGCGCTGAAGGCCCGCGGGGCGAAGATCTCGACGGTGTCCCTCGTACCGCCGGCCGTCGATACGGGCGACCCGAACTTCAAGAAGATCCGCGCGATGGTCGAGAAGGCGGTCGACCGCTCGGAGTCGGGCCCGACGGCGACAGCTGCGCCGTCCTCGGCCAAGGCGACCAAGGCGGGCGACCAGAAGGCCGACCCCGACCCGGACAAGCGACGGTCCGCGAAGGTGAACGACTCCGAGGACCTCGCGTCGGCCTGCTGA
- a CDS encoding LCP family protein — MPDPDPRRGDGGDYQWLYGPDDDATKVVRPPSSQPTGPYGAAPYGGPGPQQTGPAPQQQPSNLPPMQFPDQRPPAGGSRSGRSGGGGGWWRRWLRPRRLIPLLLGAWLVFLIAVPIWAWGKIEKVDATPDGERPAEQGGTTYLLVGSDSREGLTAAQRKELRTGDAEGRRTDTIMLMHVGSGPTTLVSIPRDSIVPIPGYGRTKINAAYAYGGPKLLVETLEQSTGVRIDDYVEIGFGGFVNMVDAVGGVEICPKQRIKDKDAGLNIKKGCQEVDGATALGYARSRHTYASQDLQRVQSQREVLGAIAGEVKTPSTFLNPFRYAGVVSSATGSLRIGDNVGPLSLGRFAWNLSGAMGGSGLNCTVPIADASVRWDKKRALELFGYIKADETDKITKAVCTKDGLQH; from the coding sequence ATGCCCGATCCCGATCCGCGCCGCGGCGACGGTGGCGACTACCAGTGGCTGTACGGCCCTGACGACGACGCCACCAAGGTTGTGCGACCCCCGTCGTCGCAGCCGACCGGACCCTACGGAGCTGCTCCGTACGGTGGCCCTGGCCCGCAGCAGACCGGCCCGGCCCCCCAGCAGCAGCCGTCGAACCTGCCGCCGATGCAGTTCCCCGACCAGCGACCGCCCGCGGGTGGCTCGCGGTCGGGCCGTTCGGGTGGCGGCGGCGGGTGGTGGCGACGCTGGCTGCGTCCTCGCCGGCTCATCCCGCTGCTCCTCGGAGCGTGGCTGGTGTTCCTGATCGCCGTCCCGATCTGGGCGTGGGGCAAGATCGAGAAGGTCGACGCGACGCCCGACGGCGAACGCCCTGCCGAGCAGGGCGGCACGACCTACCTCCTGGTCGGCTCGGACAGCCGCGAGGGTCTGACCGCCGCACAGCGCAAGGAGCTGCGGACCGGCGACGCCGAGGGCCGCCGTACCGACACGATCATGCTCATGCACGTCGGCAGCGGTCCGACGACCCTTGTGTCGATCCCGCGCGACTCGATCGTGCCGATCCCGGGGTATGGGCGGACGAAGATCAACGCCGCGTACGCCTATGGCGGACCGAAGCTGCTCGTCGAGACGCTGGAGCAGTCCACCGGCGTCCGGATCGACGACTACGTCGAGATCGGCTTCGGCGGCTTCGTCAACATGGTCGACGCCGTCGGCGGCGTCGAGATCTGCCCCAAGCAGCGGATCAAGGACAAGGACGCCGGCCTGAACATCAAGAAGGGCTGCCAGGAGGTCGACGGGGCGACGGCCCTCGGATATGCACGCTCTCGCCACACCTACGCGTCGCAGGACCTGCAGCGCGTCCAGTCCCAGCGCGAGGTGCTCGGCGCGATCGCGGGCGAGGTGAAGACGCCGTCGACGTTCCTCAACCCGTTCCGCTACGCCGGCGTCGTGAGCTCCGCGACCGGCTCCTTGCGCATCGGCGACAATGTCGGCCCCCTCTCGCTCGGGCGGTTCGCCTGGAACCTGTCCGGCGCGATGGGCGGCTCCGGCCTCAACTGCACGGTCCCGATCGCCGACGCGTCGGTGCGGTGGGACAAGAAGCGTGCGTTGGAGCTTTTCGGCTACATCAAGGCCGACGAGACCGACAAGATCACCAAGGCGGTCTGCACCAAGGACGGGCTCCAGCACTGA
- a CDS encoding acyl-CoA dehydrogenase family protein — translation MYALSEEHQAIREAVRAVCDAKVAPFAAAVDEEARFPQEAYDVLVASDFHAPHVAEQYGGAGADALATVLVIEEVSRACVSSSLIPAVNKLGSLPVILAGSEELKQKYLTPLAAGTSMFSYALSEPDAGSDAAGMKTRAVRDGDSWVLNGVKRWITNAGESDFYTVMAVSDPEKRSKGISAFVVEKSDEGVSFGAPEKKLGIKGSPTREVYLDNVRIPADRMIGAEGTGFATAMRTLDHTRVTIAAQAVGVAQGALDYAIGYVKERQQFGKAVAEFQGLQFMLADMGMKVEAARQITYAAAGRSERGDKDLTFFGAAAKAFASDTAMQVTTDAVQLLGGYGFTRDYPVERMMRDAKITQIYEGTNQVQRIVMARQLLAGIQSEL, via the coding sequence ATGTACGCCTTGTCCGAAGAGCACCAGGCCATCCGCGAAGCCGTCCGTGCGGTCTGCGACGCCAAGGTCGCCCCGTTCGCCGCCGCCGTCGACGAGGAGGCGCGCTTCCCGCAGGAGGCGTACGACGTGCTGGTCGCGTCCGACTTCCATGCACCGCACGTCGCCGAGCAGTACGGCGGCGCCGGCGCTGACGCGTTGGCGACGGTGCTGGTGATCGAAGAGGTCTCGCGCGCCTGCGTCTCGTCCTCGTTGATCCCCGCGGTCAACAAGCTGGGCAGCCTGCCGGTCATCCTCGCGGGCAGCGAGGAGCTCAAGCAGAAGTACCTCACGCCGCTCGCAGCCGGCACGTCGATGTTCTCGTACGCGCTCTCCGAGCCCGATGCCGGCAGCGATGCGGCCGGCATGAAGACGCGCGCGGTCCGCGACGGCGACTCCTGGGTGCTCAATGGCGTCAAGCGCTGGATCACCAACGCGGGCGAGTCCGACTTCTACACCGTGATGGCGGTGAGCGACCCCGAGAAGCGGTCGAAGGGCATCAGCGCGTTCGTCGTCGAGAAGAGCGACGAGGGCGTGTCGTTCGGGGCGCCCGAGAAGAAGCTCGGCATCAAGGGCTCGCCGACCCGCGAGGTCTACCTCGACAACGTCCGGATCCCGGCGGACCGCATGATCGGCGCCGAGGGCACCGGATTCGCGACCGCGATGCGGACCCTCGACCACACCCGAGTCACGATCGCCGCCCAGGCGGTCGGCGTCGCCCAGGGTGCGCTCGACTACGCGATCGGCTACGTCAAGGAGCGTCAGCAGTTCGGCAAGGCGGTCGCCGAGTTCCAGGGTCTCCAGTTCATGCTGGCCGACATGGGCATGAAGGTCGAGGCGGCCCGCCAGATCACGTACGCCGCGGCCGGGCGCAGCGAGCGTGGCGACAAGGACCTGACGTTCTTCGGCGCGGCCGCCAAGGCTTTCGCGTCGGACACGGCGATGCAGGTGACGACCGACGCGGTGCAGCTGCTGGGCGGCTACGGCTTCACCCGCGACTACCCGGTCGAGCGCATGATGCGCGACGCGAAGATCACCCAGATCTACGAGGGCACGAACCAGGTCCAGCGGATCGTCATGGCCCGCCAGCTCCTGGCCGGGATCCAGTCCGAGCTCTGA
- a CDS encoding pyridoxamine 5'-phosphate oxidase family protein, whose amino-acid sequence MTATVPPPASTTEITSAEQLRAVVGHPLQPVIDKVRAELEDDHVDWLGASPFCLVATSDATGRVDVSPKGDPGGIGYVVDRTTVAIPERPGNKRVDGFLNVLENPHAGLLFVVPGRGDTLRINGRARIVSDAPYFDDLVVKGHRPILALEVAIEEVFFHCAKAFLRSQLWKQESWHPEVLATRAQIAKRLERREESLEALEAYYGEAYSKNLY is encoded by the coding sequence ATGACAGCGACCGTCCCTCCGCCCGCCTCCACCACCGAGATCACGTCCGCCGAGCAGCTCCGCGCCGTCGTCGGGCATCCGCTCCAGCCGGTGATCGACAAGGTGCGCGCCGAGCTGGAGGACGACCACGTCGACTGGCTGGGCGCGTCGCCGTTCTGCCTCGTGGCGACCTCCGACGCGACCGGTCGCGTCGATGTCTCGCCGAAGGGTGATCCCGGCGGGATCGGCTACGTCGTCGACCGCACCACGGTCGCGATCCCCGAACGCCCGGGCAACAAGCGGGTCGACGGGTTCCTCAACGTCCTCGAGAACCCGCACGCCGGCCTGCTCTTCGTCGTGCCCGGCCGCGGCGACACGCTACGGATCAACGGGCGCGCCCGCATCGTGTCGGACGCCCCGTACTTCGACGACCTCGTCGTCAAGGGGCACCGTCCGATCCTGGCGCTGGAGGTCGCGATCGAGGAGGTGTTCTTCCACTGCGCGAAGGCGTTCCTGCGCTCACAGCTCTGGAAGCAGGAAAGCTGGCACCCCGAGGTGCTGGCGACCCGCGCGCAGATCGCCAAGCGCCTCGAGCGACGTGAGGAGTCGCTCGAGGCACTGGAGGCGTACTACGGCGAGGCGTACTCGAAGAACCTCTACTGA
- a CDS encoding esterase/lipase family protein: MKAPALANSRFPRLLAAFAALLLAFVTVPAPAEAAWVNPLPRPMRFAPLGEDSSFPAAFGKTLIAPNLNPIGANDWSCRPSSRHPNPVVLVHGTWENAYNNWNGLSPVLKHQGYCVYALNYGNSTGIPFLNGTGDMIESAHQLAPFVDRVLASSGAEKVDLVGHSQGGATARFYANKIGGAAKVDQVIGIAPSNHPTTLSGITELGKTLRLFGLAMDLLELVNMPAAQQQADKSPAPQSPFYQQLNDAGETVPGIDYTVIATQYDEVVTPWRQAYIVGGGSAVDNIHLQDVCGIDLSEHLSITYSKNVAQIVMNKLEPARQHRVWCYPQAPITGNMQLIG, encoded by the coding sequence GTGAAAGCTCCTGCCCTTGCCAACTCGCGATTCCCCCGTCTGCTCGCTGCGTTCGCCGCGCTGCTGCTCGCCTTCGTCACCGTTCCCGCGCCTGCCGAGGCGGCCTGGGTCAATCCGCTGCCACGCCCGATGCGGTTCGCTCCGTTGGGGGAGGACTCATCCTTCCCGGCCGCCTTCGGCAAGACGCTGATCGCGCCGAACCTCAACCCGATCGGCGCCAACGACTGGTCGTGCCGGCCGAGCAGCCGGCACCCGAACCCGGTCGTGCTCGTCCACGGCACCTGGGAGAACGCGTACAACAACTGGAACGGGCTCTCGCCGGTGCTGAAGCACCAGGGCTACTGCGTGTACGCCCTCAACTACGGCAACTCGACGGGCATCCCGTTCCTCAACGGCACGGGCGACATGATCGAGAGCGCGCACCAGCTCGCTCCGTTCGTCGACCGGGTCCTCGCCTCCTCCGGTGCGGAGAAGGTCGACCTCGTCGGCCACTCGCAGGGCGGCGCGACCGCACGCTTCTACGCCAACAAGATCGGGGGTGCCGCCAAGGTCGACCAGGTCATCGGGATCGCGCCGTCGAACCACCCGACGACGCTGTCCGGCATCACCGAGCTCGGCAAGACGCTGCGCCTCTTCGGCCTTGCGATGGATCTGCTCGAGCTGGTCAACATGCCCGCGGCCCAGCAGCAGGCGGACAAGAGCCCTGCGCCGCAGTCACCGTTCTACCAGCAGCTCAACGACGCCGGCGAGACCGTGCCGGGGATCGACTACACCGTGATCGCGACGCAGTACGACGAGGTGGTCACCCCGTGGCGCCAGGCGTACATCGTCGGTGGCGGGTCGGCGGTCGACAACATCCACCTCCAGGACGTCTGCGGGATCGACCTGTCCGAGCACCTATCGATCACGTACTCCAAGAACGTCGCGCAGATCGTCATGAACAAGCTGGAGCCCGCGAGGCAGCACCGTGTCTGGTGCTACCCGCAGGCGCCGATCACGGGCAACATGCAGCTGATCGGCTGA
- the purE gene encoding 5-(carboxyamino)imidazole ribonucleotide mutase: MSESPQVGIVMGSDSDWPTMKAAAEALEEFGVPYEADVVSAHRMPDEMIAYGREAHGRGLRVIVAGAGGAAHLPGMLAAVTPLPVIGVPVALKYLDGMDSLLSIVQMPAGVPVATVAVGNARNAGLLAVRILAASDPRLAEAMVAFQERLADAARAKGAVVRGEATRQP, encoded by the coding sequence ATGAGTGAGTCACCGCAGGTCGGCATCGTGATGGGCTCGGACTCCGACTGGCCCACGATGAAGGCCGCCGCCGAGGCGCTCGAGGAGTTCGGCGTCCCGTACGAGGCCGACGTCGTCTCCGCCCACCGGATGCCGGACGAGATGATCGCGTACGGCCGGGAGGCTCACGGCCGTGGGCTCCGGGTGATCGTCGCCGGTGCCGGGGGAGCGGCACACCTCCCCGGCATGCTCGCGGCAGTGACGCCGCTGCCGGTGATCGGGGTCCCGGTCGCGCTGAAATATCTCGACGGGATGGACTCGCTGCTGTCGATCGTGCAGATGCCGGCCGGGGTTCCGGTGGCGACGGTGGCGGTCGGCAACGCCCGCAACGCCGGGCTCCTGGCGGTGCGCATCCTCGCGGCGTCCGATCCCAGGCTCGCCGAGGCGATGGTGGCGTTCCAGGAACGCCTGGCCGACGCGGCACGCGCCAAGGGCGCGGTCGTCAGGGGTGAAGCGACTCGCCAACCTTGA
- a CDS encoding 5-(carboxyamino)imidazole ribonucleotide synthase: protein MQSPIDSPVLAIIGGGQLARMMEQSAVSLAVPVRLLAEGPEVSAAQVNPATTVGDYRDLATLREVAADCAVVTFDHEHVPPEHLRTLDAEGHACRPGPHALLFAQDKLEMRQVLTGLGIACPRWAPVSTPADLDAFAADGEGYPLVVKTTRGGYDGKGVWVVRSAEEAHEAFAAGVALIAEELVAFRRELSALVARSASGQVAAYPVVESRQENGICREVIAPAPDLAPELAAEAEMLAMKVAGELDVVGILAVELFETADGRVLVNELAMRPHNTGHWTMDGARTSQFENHLRAVLDLPLGSPQARAPYTVMVNILGGEVGRLYDAYPHVMARDPGLKVHLYGKSVKPGRKVGHVNVYGDDLDDLLERARHAAAWFEGRLDDEIDEGATHE from the coding sequence GTGCAGAGCCCCATCGACAGCCCTGTCCTCGCGATCATCGGTGGCGGCCAGCTCGCCCGGATGATGGAGCAGTCCGCGGTCTCCCTGGCGGTGCCGGTGCGCCTCCTGGCCGAGGGGCCCGAGGTGAGCGCGGCCCAGGTCAACCCGGCCACCACGGTGGGCGACTACCGCGACCTCGCGACCCTGCGTGAGGTGGCGGCCGACTGCGCCGTCGTCACCTTCGACCACGAGCACGTCCCGCCGGAGCACCTTCGTACGCTCGACGCGGAGGGCCACGCCTGCCGTCCGGGCCCGCACGCGCTGCTGTTCGCGCAGGACAAGCTGGAGATGAGGCAGGTCCTCACCGGGCTGGGCATCGCGTGCCCGCGCTGGGCGCCGGTCTCGACCCCGGCCGACCTCGACGCGTTCGCCGCCGACGGCGAGGGATATCCCCTGGTCGTGAAGACGACCCGCGGCGGCTACGACGGCAAGGGCGTGTGGGTGGTCAGGTCCGCCGAGGAGGCCCACGAAGCCTTCGCCGCCGGAGTCGCGCTGATCGCCGAGGAGCTCGTGGCGTTCCGTCGCGAGCTCTCCGCGCTGGTCGCCCGCTCCGCATCGGGGCAGGTTGCGGCGTACCCGGTGGTCGAGTCCCGCCAGGAGAACGGGATCTGCCGCGAGGTGATCGCCCCTGCGCCGGATCTCGCCCCCGAGCTGGCGGCCGAGGCCGAGATGCTGGCGATGAAGGTCGCGGGGGAGCTCGACGTGGTCGGGATCCTCGCCGTCGAGCTGTTCGAGACCGCCGACGGGCGCGTCCTCGTCAACGAGCTCGCGATGCGCCCGCACAACACCGGCCACTGGACCATGGACGGCGCACGCACGAGCCAGTTCGAGAACCACCTGCGTGCCGTGCTCGATCTCCCGCTCGGGTCGCCACAGGCCCGTGCGCCGTACACGGTGATGGTCAACATCCTCGGTGGTGAGGTCGGCCGCCTGTACGACGCGTACCCGCACGTGATGGCGCGCGACCCCGGACTCAAGGTCCACCTGTACGGGAAGTCGGTGAAGCCGGGCCGCAAGGTGGGGCACGTGAACGTCTACGGCGACGACCTCGACGACCTGCTCGAGCGGGCACGCCACGCCGCAGCCTGGTTCGAGGGCCGGTTGGACGACGAGATCGACGAAGGAGCGACGCATGAGTGA